A window of Maniola jurtina chromosome W, ilManJurt1.1, whole genome shotgun sequence contains these coding sequences:
- the LOC123879806 gene encoding uncharacterized protein LOC123879806, translating into MNPIGSPQKGAPQVMKVEEGMASISVSARIPEFWREMPRLWFAQFEATIAPQKQGDECRFQLVVSKLNREALQQVADIIYSPPETNKYQVLKERLLQVYEESPERQFQRLVGELDLGTQKPSQLLRRMKELARNSKASDETVKNLWITRLPVPVKTVLAASQDQQVDNLAAIADKVMENMQPITGETAAVSSETPERTGSERSIQLKRQTDQGRLAKAEPS; encoded by the exons ATGAACCCGATAGGCTCGCCTCAGAAGGGTGCGCCGCAGGTTATGAAAGTGGAAGAAGGTATGGCAAGTATCTCTGTGTCGGCAAGAATACCCGAGTTTTGGAGAGAGATGCCTAGACTTTGGTTCGCCCAATTTGAGGCGACCATAGCCCCTCAGAAGCAGGGAGACGAGTGCCGTTTCCAGTTGGTTGTATCGAAATTAAATCGCGAGGCGCTTCAGCAGGTAGCTGATATCATTTACAGCCcacctgaaacaaataaataccaAGTGTTAAAAGAACGGCTTTTACAAGTTTATGAGGAGTCACCGGAGCGACAATTCCAGAGGCTGGTTGGAGAGTTAGATTTGGGCACTCAAAAACCATCACAGCTCCTGCGCAGGATGAAGGAGCTGGCAAGAAACAGCAAGGCTAGCGATGAGACGGTGAAGAATCTATGGATAACAAGACTGCCGGTACCCGTGAAGACAGTGCTCGCAGCTAGTCAAGACCAACAAGTAGACAACCTAGCCGCCATCGCAGACAAAGTGATGGAGAATATGCAGCCAATCACAGGAGAGACGGCAGCGGTAAGCAGCGAGACACCGGAAAGGACGGGCAGTGAG AGGTCGATCCAGCTCAAGAGGCAGACCGACCAGGGCAGGCTCGCCAAGGCGGAGCCCAGCTAG